Genomic window (Burkholderia pyrrocinia):
GCATGCGCGTCGATCGGCGCGAGCAGCCCGCGCGCGATCCAGCCGTCGATCACCTTCACGCGCGTGTCGAACCACGGCTTCACGCGTTGCGACAGGATGTCCGGCATGTGCTCCGCGCCGTGGATGATCTCGTTGGCCCAGACCTTCGAGCCGAGCGGGCGCCGCCGCGACAGATCCATCTTCGCGCGCACGTAGCCGCCGATCGCTTCCACCGGATCGTCACCGGCCTCGAACGTGCCGGCCGCGCGATGCCAGTCCTCGAACAGGTCGTCGAGCACGCGACGGTACAGCGCGAGCTTCGTCGGGAAGTAGTAATGCAGGTTCGCCTTCGGCAGGCCGGCGCGTTCCGCGATCATCGCGGTGCTCGCGCCGTCGAGCCCGCGCTCCGCGAATACGGCCTCCGCACACGCGAGCAGATGCGCTTCGTTGGACTCGCGGATGCGTGCCTTGCGTCGCCGCAAAGGCGCGGACGTTTCGTCGCTGTCGGTCGCTTCGGCTGCCGCCTCGTCATGTCTCATCGTTACCCTCGCGCGGCGGGCATGCCGCGTTGGGCTTCATTCTAGCCGCTGATCCGCGTCGAACGCACGCGTACGGAAACCGCGCATCCGCAGCGATGCTGCGTTGCGATGGCACGTTTCTCGCTCTATCGATCTGGGAAAGAAAGACATTGCTTTGGTCATTTTGATCGTCTAAAACCTGTCCAATCGGACAGGATTCGACGAGCGACGGAAGGCAGTTCCGGCGATTCGTCGGACGAACTTCGCGCACGACCGGGGCAGGCACCGCGCATGGGCGGGTTTGCCCCCGAATCAGGCATTGCACGCACCGGCACAGACCGGGCTGACGACATCACCGACCCCACAGGAGCGATGCGAATGAACGCGGTATCGGAAGCAGTGAAGCAGCCGGTCTTCGACCCGTCGATCAAGGTTGACGGCAAGCGGTTGTGGGACAGCCTGATGGAAGTCGCGAAGATCGGCGCGACGCCGAAAGGCGGGGTGTGCCGCCTCGCGCTGACCGATCTGGACAAGGCCGGCCGCGACCTGATCGTCGGCTGGGCGAAGGCCGCCGGCTGCACGGTGACGGTCGATACGATGGGCAACGTGTTCATGCGCCGCGCGGGCCGCGTGGCCGACGCGGCGCCGGTCGTCACGGGCTCGCATGCGGATTCGCAACCGACCGGCGGCCGCTTCGACGGCATCTACGGCGTGCTCGGCGGCCTCGAGGTGATTCGCAGTCTCAACGATCACGGGATCGAGACCGAGCATCCGGTCGAGGTCGTGATCTGGACCAACGAGGAGGGTTCGCGCTTCGCGCCCGCGATGGTTGCGTCCGGTGTGTTCGCGGGTGTGTTCCCGCTCGAATACGGGCTGTCGCGCAAGGACGTCGACGGCAAGACGATCGGCGAGGAGCTGGCGCGCATCGGCTACGCGGGCGACGTGCCGTGCGGCGGGCGCAAGCTGCACGCGGCGTTCGAACTGCATATCGAGCAGGGGCCGATTCTCGAAGCGGAATGCAAGACGATCGGCGTCGTGACCGATGCACAGGGGCAGCGCTGGTACGAGATCACGTTCACCGGCCAGGAAGCGCATGCCGGGCCGACGCCGATGCCGCGCCGCCGCGACGCGCTGCTCGGTGCATCGCGTGTGGTCGACCTCGTCAACCGGATCGGCCTCGATCATGCGCCGTTCGGCTGCGCGACGGTCGGCATGATGCAGGTCCACCCGAACTCGCGCAACGTGATTCCCGGCCGCGTGTTCTTCACCGTCGATTTCCGTCATCCGGACGACGCCGTGCTCGCGAAGATGGATGCCGCACTGCGCGACGGCGTCGCGCGCATCGCGGCCGGCATCGGGCTCGAAACGGAACTCGAGCAGATTTTCTATTACAAGCCCGTCGCGTTCGATCCGGCGTGCGTGGCGGCCGTGCGTGGTGCGGCCGATCGCTTCGGCTACTCGCACCGCGACATCGTGTCGGGCGCGGGGCACGACGCATGCTATCTGGCGCAGGTCGCGCCGACGTCGATGGTGTTCGTGCCGTGTGTCGACGGCATCAGCCACAACGAGATCGAGGACGCGACGCCCGCGTGGATCGAGGCCGGCGCGAACGTGCTGCTGCACGCGATGCTGTCGCGCGCATGCGAGCCGGCTTCATGACGAATCGACCGTAGCAGCCGGCAGGCTGCGTATCGCCTGACCGTAGCATTCCTAAGCGTGACCGCCCCGACTGTGCATTCGCAGCCGGCGGGGACGGCTTTGTCTCCACCCAGTCGAAGGAACGCGTATGACCACCAAGCCAACCGGCGATATCGCCGCGCATCGCCTGTCGTCCACGCAACTCTCGTGCGAATTCGCCGATATCGCGCCGCTGCTCGATCCGACGGCCGCGGCGGCAGCCGCCAGCCGCTGCCATTACTGCTATGACGCGCCGTGCGTGCACGCGTGCCCGACGCAGATCGACATCCCGAGCTTCATCCGCAAGATCGGCAACGGCAACCTGAAAGGCGCCGCCACCGACATCCTGTCCGCGAATCCGCTCGGCGGGATGTGCGCACGCGTGTGCCCGACCGAGATCCTGTGCGAAGGCGCATGCGTGCGCAACCATCAGGATGCGCAACCTGTGGCG
Coding sequences:
- a CDS encoding TetR/AcrR family transcriptional regulator, giving the protein MRHDEAAAEATDSDETSAPLRRRKARIRESNEAHLLACAEAVFAERGLDGASTAMIAERAGLPKANLHYYFPTKLALYRRVLDDLFEDWHRAAGTFEAGDDPVEAIGGYVRAKMDLSRRRPLGSKVWANEIIHGAEHMPDILSQRVKPWFDTRVKVIDGWIARGLLAPIDAHALMYLIWATTQHYADFDAQIRALSGKRTFTRKAFDEKTEQVVQLVIRACGAVSPKTKP
- a CDS encoding Zn-dependent hydrolase, encoding MNAVSEAVKQPVFDPSIKVDGKRLWDSLMEVAKIGATPKGGVCRLALTDLDKAGRDLIVGWAKAAGCTVTVDTMGNVFMRRAGRVADAAPVVTGSHADSQPTGGRFDGIYGVLGGLEVIRSLNDHGIETEHPVEVVIWTNEEGSRFAPAMVASGVFAGVFPLEYGLSRKDVDGKTIGEELARIGYAGDVPCGGRKLHAAFELHIEQGPILEAECKTIGVVTDAQGQRWYEITFTGQEAHAGPTPMPRRRDALLGASRVVDLVNRIGLDHAPFGCATVGMMQVHPNSRNVIPGRVFFTVDFRHPDDAVLAKMDAALRDGVARIAAGIGLETELEQIFYYKPVAFDPACVAAVRGAADRFGYSHRDIVSGAGHDACYLAQVAPTSMVFVPCVDGISHNEIEDATPAWIEAGANVLLHAMLSRACEPAS